The sequence tttaagatggTAAGagaatatgtataaaaaataatttataaataagttatctatacaaaaattaaattatacataaaaacaatctgaatatatatcaaataaaattatatatatatatatatatttatatataaagaagtgGTATCGTTGCCTTTGGCCAGCCTATTTCACTCATTATCCATGAGATACCTTAAAACTCCATGGAACAATAGTGTAGCCGATGAAGACCTCCAAATTTACCTTGCCCCAACCAATGAACCCACTACCTAGGTATCTCAATGAGGATATTATCACCTATTTGAGACGAATAAAATTAGTGAGAATTTTCACCAAACATACTAAGGTGACCTGTGGCATGTTACTTTGGTATATCTTGGTGTTTCTATTGAAGACATTCAGAATTTGAATAACCCCTAAAAAAATGGTAGTTTATGATATTTATTAGTctaacaatttctttatttatttatttgggtaaATTCCAGAAAACTACCCTGAGGTTTGAGTTAATACCAACTAGGTCCAACACTTCTCAAAACTAACCAACTTAGTCCTTAAAAGACACTTATGTCCCTAAATACCTAAACCCTATTACGTTCTCctctcatctctcttctctgactctcatctcttttccctttttctctctcacacaagTGATGcccatctcttctctctcgTCCCTCTCTCCCTCACCGAACTCTGGTCATTGGTGAAACCCATAACCCTCTCCCTCTAAATTTTCTTTGGTTGTTAGGTTCAGATGATTTGGGTGTGggtttgaaaatttggattttgggtATACTATTTGTAGATCTATGGGTTTGctattttgatttgggttttggggttaGGCTGAATGGATGTCTTCAAATCTGGTGCATGTGGTTTGGATTTAAATTTTGGTGGGTGACCTTTCAGATTTGTGGTGGCCGTGTGGCTGGTTGCTGCacagttgttttttttttttttggctgcttTGGGTTAAAGGTGGAGGCAGCCGTGGGTTGCTACTGCATTGGGTCAGAGGTGGTGGCAACCGTGGTTGGTTGCCGcacagtttctttttttttttttttttggttgctgcACTGGGTTAGAGGTGGTGGCAGCCATGGATTGTAGTTGATGTTACTGTTTTTAGGTGGTAGAAAATAGGGAAGAGTGAGAGTTGATGCTAAACTAACCTTTAGTAGTGATGGTTGTTCAATAGAGTTGTTGATTCTGGTGAAGACTCATGGGTTTTGCAGGTGGTTAGGCTCATGGGTTTTGCAGgtggatgagagagagaaaaaggggaaagagatgagtcaaagagagagagaagagaacgtAACAGGGCTTAGGTATTTAGGGACAAAAGTGTCTTTTAAGGACTAAGTTGGTTAGTTTTGGGAAGTGTTGGACCTAGTTGGTATTAACTCAAACCTCAGGgtaattttctgaaatttaccctatttatttttataaaaagctagaattacaatttttgacacattttttattacaatttatctacgcaataaattataaatagtaaaataaaaataatagattcACAATTTAATCACTCACAATAAATAGACGTGGCAAAATTGTGTATTACTCCTGGGTTTTTCCACCccaagtagtttttttttttttttttttttttttttttttttttttttatctgacttgaatagttttttttttttttttggttgagaaaatcTGAGTTGAATAGTTAAATACTATACTAAAATACGAATctgaaaaaattgtaacagaatAAAATAGTGAAATAGAGAAAGTTCAATCATATCTAAACGATATCAAGCTGCTTCCTTTCTCTATTCCTTCCAAAGTTAttgtgaagagagaaaaagagacagAGTGAGACACAGAACAGAAAGCACACactctagagagagagagctcttcTGCTTCGCGGTGGTTACTTTTTGCAGAAGGTTCTCTGTGTTTGtttgttgaaaaagaaaaaatagcaaaaaaaatcggcgaagaagaagaagaagaataagataaCGTAgattacaataaaataacaagcacaaaaaaaaaaaaagggtttcgTGCAAACCTTGTgctaagagaaaaaaaaaaacaaaagaaaaaaaaatttagaagattCTTTAGCTTCACGTAATCTCTTTTCTTTGATTATCTTCGTGCCTCTGTGCAAGTTTTTCTCCTTAACCCTTTCTTCAAAATTCGTTTTTTGATTCGATTGGTTGTTTTCGTGTGGTGGTCATTGTTGGAGGGTGGAACGAATTGGGGCTTTGCCGGAAGTGAAATTGGGGATTTCACGGTGAAAAACTTGGTGGGTCTGGTTTGATTTGGGTTAATTTTGCGGAATTGAATGGTGGGTCGGTGATGATTTTGGAGTTTTGTGTGTAATCGTTGGTGGGTTCGTTGGGAATTTGAGTATATTTTCGAAGATTTTTGTTGTCGGTCGGTGTTGGTTTGAGGGGGTTTTGGAAAGGATTGGTGGTCaaagttttggtttttgtgGGGGGAAATCTGTGTTGGATAGGTTGGTTTTGCTGGTTTCACTGATGGGTCAATGGCAATTAGTGCTTTTTGGGGGTAAAATCCTTAGTGGGTTTGTGTAGAATCGGGCTGCTTCTGCAGAATTTGGTGGTGGGATTGTGAGAAATCGGGTTTTTGTCAAGGCTTAAGCTCGGTTAGGCGTTGGGGTTGAGAATTGGATTGTGTGAACAAGGTGGTATTggtgttttgattttgtttattgGGAATTTGTGGTGGAGGATAGTTTGTTCTTAAGAGGATAAGATGAGTTCTAATACCTCAGAAGGTGGAGGCAAGCTTGTGGTTCGAATTGCTGAGAATGGGCACACATATGAGCCCCACTGCAGTGGAAACACGCCGGTTGAGGTGGTTATGAAATATGTTGAGTCCGTGGAGAACATTGGTTTACATGAGCAGGTTGTTCTGTGTTTGGAGGTTAGACTTGACCCGCAGAAGTTGTTATCAGCATATAATCTTCCTTCGGATGACAGggaaatttttgtatttaataaggCAAGACTGCATATGAATTCGCCTCATCCTCAGCCGGAGCAAGTTGAGAACTTTGATAGTGCAGAGATTCCATTGCCGGCCTCTTTGCATAATCCTCATCCTTTGGATAATGCTCCTGACCCTGCTTTGAAGGCTTTGCCTTCATATGAGAGGCAATTCAGGTACCATTTCATCCAGGGAGATGCAATTTATAAATGTAGCCAAAAGAAATATGATACTTGTGTGAAGTTTTTGAAGGAGCAGAAGGTTCAAGAGAGGGCATTGGGGGTTGCAAGTGGTAATTTGGATCAATTCTATAAGATGACTAACCAAAGTTACACAGAATTCATGAAGCATTATTCGCAACAGCACCGGTTTCATTCTGATCTCCTGGGAAATTTTGGGAAGGATATTGAGAAATTGAGATCCATCAAGCTTCCCCCTCCTTTACAGACTTCCACACGCAAGTGCTTACTGGATTTTGTCAAGGAAGAGACTTTGCGGAAGTCAGCTGAGAATTGTAGCAGTTCCCACAGGCagtttgagaacaaggtttcaCAATTTAAGCAAAAGGTTAATGAAGCGAAATACAAGGTTGAGGAATTGTTTGCTAGCAGGGTATCTTTTCCTGCTATAGATTTGGAGAGGATGATTAAGGAGCACCAGCACTTCATCAATGAACAAAAGAGCATACTGCAGTCTTTGAGGTGGGTTCTCTTTTATTTTGGCAGTAGTTTCAGCATTACCtatatatttatcttttttattatttgtttggtCTCGAAATGCCTATTTATGCTACTCACTTCAGGTCATTTAAGTTTTTCctggatttgattttttcaaaactttgttgTGGCTGAGTTacataatttccaaaaattgTTTGAAGACAATGCTAGTCTTAGGGTAATCTTATGGTTGGTTGGCACTTCCCTCATGGAGATATATTTATGTGTGGTTGAAGATTTCGATTCCCTAATTAACTAAAGGTTCATACTTTCTAAGCATGTAGTCTTTTGCTTTTTGGTATTTGTATTCTCCAAGACAGATGAAGCCTCATTACTTGCTCTGTGCATGTATGCCTCATTGATTTGTGCTACGCTGTTCCATTGTTATGCTAGTCTTAGGTTAAATTTTTACTCAGCATATCTCAAATGGAGAGCATTTTCTGGACATATGGTTGAAGATGTTTATGCTCAATTTAATTTAGAAGTGCATACTTGCCAAATGTGTGCTAGTTAGCTTTTTTCCATATGTACACATTCTCCAACAGACACATGATGCCTTGTTCATCAGGTATACTTGGAGTGGTTCAGTTTACAATATGATATACCATCTGGGCTAGTAATGCACCTGGTCTGTATGGTGTATGTGTGCATGCATTCACCTGTGTGCTTTTTATTGTTTAGAGATCTTTGGTCCATGTCATGATGTTAAACGTTTTGAAGCCATGACCTAGATTATATGTATATTATAAACACAAGGAAACTGGATAGCatggcagtttttttttttttcttttttgccaaataaaatttgtgtgcTTTCAATAAATGGGGGGAGAGAGATTTGAACCTAGGTTCTCCTCATAGCATAGCAAGGGATTGCGATGCAGATAAGGGAACTACCTTTATGGTGTTTTGGACCTCATTTGCTTGGCTCTACTGCCTATAATGCTAAATGcctaaaacccaaaattgaaagCGGCCATGGAGTCAAAATCTTGGTTTTAGCAAGTTTAAAGTACACAAGACTTTGGATGTTACTTGGCCAATGGGCTCTAGCACAAAAGGAGCTTTTTCATCCCttaataatgggatggagggtAGTTCAcgggttcaagacccattgggtgtgtgtgtaactttaaaaaatgtcatatcCAATGCACAAGGATCCCACTTCTGTGTGGTTTGGAAATAGTGGTTGGTAGACAGCCTAATCACTAATGTGTGTGTAACTTATCAATATAAGTAAAAAAGACTCTAGATGTCACTTGTGTCTTTTGTATTAAATATTGTATTTACTGTTTGTATTCCATGGTTTGTATGATCATGATACCTGTTTCTGCTTTAATCATGTTATTTCTAAAAGCCATGAATACCTACATGTGTCTATTCATGCAGCAAAGATGTCAATACAGTGAAGAAACTAGTGGATGAGTGTCTGTCCAGCCAATTATCTTCATCCCTCCGTCCTCATGATGCAGTTTCAGCCTTGGGTCCTATGTATGATGTCCATGACAGGAATCACCTGCCTAAGATGCAGGCTTGTGATCGTGAAATTTCTAAGCTATTGGACTTCTGCAGGGATAAGAAGAATGAAATGAATCTCTTTCTACATAATTACATGCAACAGATAACAATTGTCACTGTTGTCGTCAAAGATGCTAAGTTACAGTTTCCTGTTTTTAGAGAGGCAATGATGCGTCAGGATGATCAGTTTATGGAGTTGAAGTTACTCCGTGGGCTTGGCCCTGCATTTAGAGCCTGCCTTGCAGAAGTTGTGAGAAGAAAGGCTTCTATGAAGCTTTACATGGGCATGGCTGGACAATTGGCTGAAAAGCTTGCTACAAAGAGGGAGGTTGAGGTTCAGAGGCGGGAGGAGTTTCTGAAGTTTTATAGTTCTTACATACCCAGGGATGTTTTAGGATCTCTTGGATTATTTGATACCCCCAATCAATGTGATGTCAATATAGCTCCTTTTGATACTGGTTTGCTTGATATTGACATTTCAGACCTAGATCGATATGCGCCTGAGCATTTGGCCAGAATGCCTTTGAAGGGCGAGAAGCATGGAAGCTTAAAAGGTTCATTTTCTTTGTCTAATGACAGTTCCCATTCAGCTGAGCCTGAGGAGATTTCTGTGGACACCCTTGAGAAATATGACTCTGAGGAGCTTCTTGAAGGCTGTGAGTTGGTTGAGGTTGCTGGGACTAGCAAAATGGAAGTTGAGAATGCAAAACTGAAGGCTGACCTTGCTTCTGCAATTGCCTTTAATTGTTTGCACTGGCCTGAAGTTGAATACGAATCTCTGGATGATGATAAGCTGGATCGCTTATTGAAAAATGCTCAAGAGAAGACATCTGAAGCCTTGCATCTGAAAGACGAATATGTGAAACATCTGCAATCTATGCTTAGTCATAAGCAGACACAGTGTCTGTCTTATGAGAAGCGCATTCAAGAATTGGAGCAGAGATTGTCTGATCAATATTTGCAAGGGCAGAAGCTTTCAAATAACAAAGATCCAACTGACTTTGCACTTTTGGCTGAGAAGGTTGATGATTGCAAGCAAGAAGTCTTAGGCAGTGAAGCCCACGTACCTTGCATATCTACTACTGAGCCCATGGATGAGGTTTCTTGTATCTCAAATTCTTTGAATGCAAAATTGGGGCTATTAACTGGGCAACATGGCAAAGCTCGAGAAGGAGTGGATGAGAATATGATGGATTCCTTTGGAATGCAAAATTCTCAGCTTGATTCCTCAATGGTGGAGCCAAATCGTGAAGAACTTCTTGTCAGTGATAAAGATGGGAAAGATAAGATGATAGGACAGTTGGGCATGTCCCTTACAAACAGTTCCACTGCTGAGAGCATGGCTGGGCCTCTGATTGCTTTACCTTCTGATACACAGGCTGAGCTGGGGTTAAATTCCAAAGTCAGTAGTGATCTTCTGTTGGAATTACAAAGTGCACTTGCAGACAAGTCAAACCAATTGACTGAAACTGAGACCAAGCTTAAAGCTACCTTGGAGGAGTTTTCCTTGCTTAGGAGGGAGTTAGAAACGAGTCGGAAGCTCCTTGATGAATCTCAGGTATTAGCTAGctgaaatttaacatttttttgtggTTTCTCAGTGTTTCtgttttaggagattttgtaagTATTAATTGATTCAAATTTCTATGAAGAAATGTTCATTATTTCTTTGTCAaatttaatctctctctctctctctctcggacacacacacacacacacacacaaaaattacAACTAGCTCTTAGATGATTTCCTCATTTCTGCCCCACTAATTTTTTACGTTCTTGTCTTTCTGAATTTCTACTGAATGCTGTTATCTTTGAGATATAAAAGACTGAATTATATATACTCATTTTTAGTATAGAGTGTCCATTAGGCATGCATATATACACACTCAAACTAAAGTATGCGTGAGTGTGCCTCCGAAAGGATAGTTAAATGTCCGTTTTTTTGAATATGTTAGCACTTAATGACACTAGGTTATCATGATTACTCTGGAAATTGAGTTTTGTGTATGGTTAGATTCTAATGATACTGCAAGCATTTGGTGTTGACACTGAAATTCTGGGCCATAACATGATGCATACTTGTGAACTTTCTATGACTAGGTTAGGGTTGTTAGGTTTAGTTGCAATGGGGAAGTGAAAATGTAGCATAGCCTGTATACcgatgaaaaaaagaaaatgtagcATAGCCTGTTAAGTATTAATTGTTCTTTAACACACCTTGTCTCATAAA is a genomic window of Quercus lobata isolate SW786 chromosome 2, ValleyOak3.0 Primary Assembly, whole genome shotgun sequence containing:
- the LOC115977295 gene encoding autophagy-related protein 11 — translated: MSSNTSEGGGKLVVRIAENGHTYEPHCSGNTPVEVVMKYVESVENIGLHEQVVLCLEVRLDPQKLLSAYNLPSDDREIFVFNKARLHMNSPHPQPEQVENFDSAEIPLPASLHNPHPLDNAPDPALKALPSYERQFRYHFIQGDAIYKCSQKKYDTCVKFLKEQKVQERALGVASGNLDQFYKMTNQSYTEFMKHYSQQHRFHSDLLGNFGKDIEKLRSIKLPPPLQTSTRKCLLDFVKEETLRKSAENCSSSHRQFENKVSQFKQKVNEAKYKVEELFASRVSFPAIDLERMIKEHQHFINEQKSILQSLSKDVNTVKKLVDECLSSQLSSSLRPHDAVSALGPMYDVHDRNHLPKMQACDREISKLLDFCRDKKNEMNLFLHNYMQQITIVTVVVKDAKLQFPVFREAMMRQDDQFMELKLLRGLGPAFRACLAEVVRRKASMKLYMGMAGQLAEKLATKREVEVQRREEFLKFYSSYIPRDVLGSLGLFDTPNQCDVNIAPFDTGLLDIDISDLDRYAPEHLARMPLKGEKHGSLKGSFSLSNDSSHSAEPEEISVDTLEKYDSEELLEGCELVEVAGTSKMEVENAKLKADLASAIAFNCLHWPEVEYESLDDDKLDRLLKNAQEKTSEALHLKDEYVKHLQSMLSHKQTQCLSYEKRIQELEQRLSDQYLQGQKLSNNKDPTDFALLAEKVDDCKQEVLGSEAHVPCISTTEPMDEVSCISNSLNAKLGLLTGQHGKAREGVDENMMDSFGMQNSQLDSSMVEPNREELLVSDKDGKDKMIGQLGMSLTNSSTAESMAGPLIALPSDTQAELGLNSKVSSDLLLELQSALADKSNQLTETETKLKATLEEFSLLRRELETSRKLLDESQMNCAHLENCLHEAREEAQTHLCAADRRASEYSALRASALKMRGLFERLRSCINPPGGVAAFADSLQTLAQSLANSMNDNEDDDTADFRRCIRVLAERVSYLSRRREEHLKVEAAVEQLRKELDEKKELVKTLYAKHQLEKQANKEKISFGRLEVHEIAAFVLNSAGHYEAITRNCLNYYLSAESVALFADHIPCRPNYIVGQIVHIEHQIVKSLPPTPTRPEHGRMDQAENLTSDTGTDRLTLNSGSTLNPYGLPIGCEYFLVTVAMLPDTTIRSPPPS